The genomic stretch GCTTAATGAAAGCATTTGCAACTGCATCTCAAGTGTCCGACAGTATTTAATACTTTACTCCAGCTGCTGAAATCATACAAATACAAGGGAATCttagctattatttttaaaaataggtttctGGTCTTTAATACGCTAAAGGAGTCTAGAAAATCTGAATCCTTTGGATCTATGAAGCCACCAAGAcatactcttttaaaaaattcctgTCATTTAAGAATGGCTTGTGAATATTAGggccttgactttttttttttcaacatctGTAATTAGTGATACTGTGAAAGTGGCAGATGTTGGAGATAATAATCTGGGTCTTTGTCTATTCACAGAGAAGCGGTACTTCAGGCGTTCAAAGTCGGGTGACATCCTTGCTAAGAACCCTGTGGTGAGATCAAAAAGCTACAATAATCCATTATTGACACCAGTAGCCGAGTATGAAACTGAGGGCATAGCTGCCAATGGAACAGGCATTCGAAGGCACTCTGTTTCTGAAATGACCTCGTGCTTGGAGCTCCAGGGATACTCCAATCTCACCACCATCATGGACAATGGTTCCAAGAGCTCCATGACAGCCACAAAGAACTCACTCTCAGGAGACCAGGAAAGGCCCAGCGCTGGGTCAGTGCAATGTTCCAGCAAACTCAACACGGTTGAGCAACAGGAAGGACTGTTCCACTCTATGGATGACCCACATAGGTCTTTTGAGCTGGACAGAGACCCTGCCTTGATTCCAGTTCCTTCTTCCAGCCCTGAGAATATAGTGGATCAGATTTTGGAGTCAATTGACTCTGATTCTGAAGGCATTTTCATTGATTTTGGCCGAGGTTGTTCCAACTCGTCGGCCTA from Dromaius novaehollandiae isolate bDroNov1 chromosome 1, bDroNov1.hap1, whole genome shotgun sequence encodes the following:
- the PRR5 gene encoding proline-rich protein 5 isoform X4, which produces MVILRDKIRFYEGQKLLDTLAETWDFFFSDVLPMLQAIFYPVQGKEPSVRQLALLHFRNIITLNIKLDDALSRSRARVPPSIIQMLLVLQGVHESKGVTEDYLKLESLIQKVVSPYLGTYGLYSSDGPFTHSSCILEKRYFRRSKSGDILAKNPVVRSKSYNNPLLTPVAEYETEGIAANGTGIRRHSVSEMTSCLELQGYSNLTTIMDNGSKSSMTATKNSLSGDQERPSAGSVQCSSKLNTVEQQEGLFHSMDDPHRSFELDRDPALIPVPSSSPENIVDQILESIDSDSEGIFIDFGRGCSNSSAYNVDVNRQSII